In bacterium, the genomic window GGCAAAAAAATTACCTTTCATCAAAAATCTTTATTCCAGAATCGGTGATCTCGTATTCAAAGATTCCCTTGTCATGCTCTAGGCTCCTTGTCTTAAGAACAGATATTGTCTTTCTCCTACCTTCCTCTTTATAATCCAAAAGAAAGATGTGATCAATAATCACATATGGTATGTGTTTAGTGTTTTATGGTATCTCCCCTCACTTAGTGGAAAAATAGATAGGGTGTGTTTATCTGTTTAAGAAATTTTGAATTCTAAATTTTGAATT contains:
- a CDS encoding ATPase domain-containing protein; the protein is MIIDHIFLLDYKEEGRRKTISVLKTRSLEHDKGIFEYEITDSGIKIFDER